One genomic segment of Thalassospiraceae bacterium LMO-SO8 includes these proteins:
- a CDS encoding CoA ester lyase: MALTIRPRRSVLYMPGSNARALEKGRTLAADGLILDMEDAVAPDAKQTARDQITAAIKEGGYGARELIVRTNGLDGPWGEDDLKAAAKMGAHAVLLPKVESKAMVDQAIAILDAAGAPADLPIWAMMETPLGMLHAEEIAFSSPRLQCLVMGTSDLAKDLRAQHTPDRIPFITSLGLCLLAARAAKIAILDGVHLDLADDAGFMASCRQGRELGMDGKTLIHPKTIAMANEAFSPSEDEIAWSKRIIEAHAEAEKEGKGVVLVDGKLIENLHVEGAKQMVAMADAIAKMEQAAQAAE; this comes from the coding sequence ATGGCCCTCACCATTCGGCCCCGTCGTTCCGTTCTGTACATGCCCGGCTCCAACGCCCGCGCCCTGGAAAAGGGCCGCACGCTGGCCGCCGACGGCCTGATCCTGGACATGGAGGACGCCGTCGCCCCCGACGCCAAGCAGACCGCCCGCGACCAGATCACGGCGGCCATCAAGGAAGGCGGCTACGGGGCGCGCGAGCTGATCGTGCGGACCAACGGGCTCGACGGCCCGTGGGGCGAGGACGACCTGAAGGCCGCCGCCAAGATGGGCGCCCATGCGGTGCTGCTGCCCAAGGTCGAAAGCAAGGCCATGGTCGATCAGGCGATCGCCATCCTGGACGCCGCCGGCGCGCCCGCCGACCTGCCGATCTGGGCCATGATGGAAACGCCGCTCGGCATGCTGCACGCCGAGGAGATCGCCTTTTCCAGTCCGCGCCTGCAATGCCTGGTGATGGGCACGTCGGACCTGGCCAAGGATCTGCGCGCCCAGCACACGCCGGACCGCATTCCCTTCATCACCTCTCTGGGCCTGTGCCTGCTGGCCGCCCGCGCGGCCAAGATCGCGATTCTGGACGGCGTGCATCTGGACCTGGCCGACGACGCGGGCTTCATGGCGTCCTGCCGCCAGGGCCGCGAACTGGGCATGGACGGCAAGACCCTGATCCACCCCAAGACCATCGCCATGGCCAACGAGGCGTTCTCGCCCTCGGAAGACGAAATCGCCTGGTCCAAGCGGATCATCGAGGCCCATGCCGAGGCCGAAAAGGAAGGCAAGGGCGTGGTGCTGGTCGACGGCAAGCTGATCGAAAACCTGCACGTCGAGGGCGCCAAGCAGATGGTCGCCATGGCCGACGCCATCGCTAAGATGGAACAGGCCGCCCAGGCCGCCGAATAA
- a CDS encoding HAMP domain-containing methyl-accepting chemotaxis protein, with protein MGDTNMNWTIRNKIILIGIVSALALTSVQGIAFLVGARIDASVATSAQTNEKLTLAENMKRANLELILAAMDSIIDKEEGQIQPERKEVIAASIKSLKEDGAKLIELEETPSGKEAMSQIVAKIAPLAQGIQVDLSKLIESKASIEEFAKIDDVIDTYGESMSAALGTYSGTVKAEFDKSIHDVQAALETSTKGGTAAYLIALAVLSAILFFVGKGIISAVGGMTRAMLELAGGNEAVDIPGVGGKDEIGEMADAVQTFKENAIEVKRLNEANKEQELRAAEERRAAMQKLANDFEARVGGIVEHVSNAAENLNTSSTTMSAAADQASSQSATVAAASEEAAANVQTVASAADELSSSIQEISRQVADSTRIASDAVNEVETTTEMVQGLTQAAARIGEVINLITDIAEQTNLLALNATIEAARAGDAGKGFAVVASEVKNLANQTAKATDEISQQIAGIQSATQNSATAISGISATIGRMNEITSSVAAAVEQQGAATTEIARNVDQASAGTRDVSSNIQGVTTAVSETATVSRQIQEAANDLSSQSAQLKTSVTAFLAEVRAG; from the coding sequence TTGGGGGATACGAACATGAATTGGACTATTCGGAATAAAATCATCCTGATCGGGATTGTCTCGGCCTTGGCACTGACCAGCGTGCAGGGCATCGCCTTCCTGGTCGGCGCACGCATCGACGCCTCCGTTGCGACCAGTGCCCAAACCAACGAGAAACTGACCCTGGCGGAAAACATGAAGCGCGCCAATCTGGAACTGATTCTGGCCGCCATGGATTCGATCATCGACAAGGAAGAGGGGCAAATCCAACCCGAGCGCAAGGAAGTGATCGCCGCCAGCATTAAGAGCCTGAAGGAAGACGGCGCCAAGCTTATCGAACTGGAAGAGACCCCTTCGGGGAAAGAGGCGATGTCGCAGATCGTCGCCAAGATCGCTCCACTGGCACAAGGCATCCAGGTCGACCTCAGCAAACTGATCGAATCCAAGGCCTCGATCGAGGAATTCGCCAAGATTGACGACGTCATCGACACCTACGGCGAAAGCATGTCGGCGGCCTTGGGCACCTACAGCGGGACCGTGAAGGCCGAGTTCGATAAGTCGATCCACGACGTTCAGGCTGCTCTTGAAACATCGACGAAAGGCGGGACCGCCGCCTATCTCATCGCCCTGGCCGTTCTGTCAGCGATTTTGTTTTTCGTCGGCAAAGGCATCATCAGCGCCGTTGGCGGAATGACCCGGGCAATGCTCGAACTCGCCGGCGGCAACGAGGCCGTCGATATCCCCGGTGTTGGCGGCAAAGACGAAATCGGCGAAATGGCCGACGCCGTTCAGACATTCAAGGAAAACGCCATTGAGGTTAAACGCCTCAATGAGGCAAATAAGGAACAAGAACTCCGGGCCGCAGAGGAGCGCCGGGCCGCCATGCAAAAGCTGGCCAACGATTTCGAAGCCAGGGTTGGCGGCATCGTCGAGCATGTGAGCAACGCCGCCGAGAACCTGAATACGTCATCGACGACGATGTCGGCCGCGGCCGATCAGGCAAGCAGCCAATCGGCGACGGTCGCCGCCGCGTCCGAAGAAGCCGCCGCCAACGTCCAGACCGTCGCCTCGGCGGCCGATGAGTTGTCTTCGTCGATCCAGGAGATTTCGCGCCAGGTCGCCGATTCGACCCGCATCGCAAGCGATGCCGTCAACGAAGTCGAAACGACGACGGAAATGGTTCAGGGCCTGACACAAGCCGCGGCCCGAATCGGTGAAGTGATCAACCTGATTACCGATATCGCCGAGCAGACCAACCTTCTGGCGCTCAACGCCACCATCGAGGCGGCGCGGGCCGGTGACGCCGGCAAGGGCTTCGCCGTGGTCGCAAGCGAGGTCAAGAATCTGGCCAACCAAACGGCGAAGGCAACCGATGAAATCAGCCAGCAAATCGCCGGCATTCAATCCGCGACGCAGAATTCGGCAACGGCGATATCCGGCATCAGTGCGACCATCGGGCGAATGAACGAGATCACGTCGTCCGTGGCCGCCGCCGTCGAACAGCAGGGCGCCGCAACCACGGAAATCGCCCGCAACGTCGACCAGGCCTCGGCGGGAACGCGAGACGTATCTTCAAACATCCAGGGCGTCACAACAGCTGTTTCGGAAACGGCAACGGTATCCCGGCAAATTCAGGAAGCGGCCAACGATCTGTCCTCGCAGTCCGCCCAGTTGAAGACCTCGGTCACCGCTTTCCTGGCGGAAGTCCGGGCCGGGTGA
- a CDS encoding SRPBCC domain-containing protein, giving the protein MNSTSAGANPVFKTSHRARAPRDLVWRVWTEGEHLVRWWGPTGCTVGQCDLDFRVDGTFHYQLMFPNGMEVWGKFVFREIAAPERLEFLNGFSNPQGEFAASPFPGDWPRQMRTVITFEDLGDETEISLTSEPYNATEAQQATFAATMPSMVGGWAGTFARLDDHLNSQAN; this is encoded by the coding sequence ATGAACAGCACTAGCGCCGGGGCGAACCCGGTCTTCAAGACCAGCCACCGCGCCAGGGCGCCGCGCGACCTTGTGTGGCGTGTGTGGACCGAGGGCGAACACCTGGTGCGCTGGTGGGGCCCCACCGGCTGCACGGTGGGACAGTGCGATCTCGATTTCCGGGTCGACGGCACCTTCCACTATCAGCTGATGTTTCCCAACGGCATGGAGGTATGGGGCAAGTTCGTGTTCCGTGAGATCGCCGCGCCGGAACGCCTGGAGTTTCTCAACGGGTTTTCCAATCCGCAGGGCGAGTTCGCGGCGTCCCCGTTTCCCGGTGATTGGCCCCGCCAAATGCGGACCGTCATCACGTTCGAGGATCTGGGCGATGAGACGGAAATTTCCCTGACGTCCGAACCCTACAACGCGACGGAGGCCCAGCAGGCCACCTTCGCCGCCACCATGCCGTCCATGGTCGGCGGCTGGGCCGGCACCTTCGCCCGCCTGGACGATCACCTGAACAGCCAAGCCAACTGA
- the sdhD gene encoding succinate dehydrogenase, hydrophobic membrane anchor protein translates to MEMRSPLSRVRGLGAAHEGVAHWWAQRLTGVALVPLTLWFVWAVSGLLGADLAAVKAWMGTGQNAVLLILLIIAGMHHAQLGLQVVIEDYVHSESAKTVSLILIKLGAVLLGVLNIFAVLKLTFGS, encoded by the coding sequence ATGGAAATGCGATCCCCCCTCAGCCGCGTGCGCGGGCTGGGTGCCGCCCACGAAGGCGTCGCCCATTGGTGGGCCCAGCGCCTGACCGGCGTCGCCCTGGTGCCGCTGACCCTGTGGTTCGTCTGGGCCGTGTCCGGGCTTCTCGGCGCCGATCTTGCGGCCGTGAAGGCCTGGATGGGCACGGGACAGAACGCGGTTCTGCTGATCCTGCTGATCATCGCCGGCATGCATCACGCGCAACTCGGCCTGCAGGTCGTGATCGAGGATTACGTCCATTCCGAAAGCGCAAAAACCGTTTCACTGATCCTTATTAAGCTCGGCGCCGTATTACTGGGTGTGCTCAACATCTTCGCCGTTCTCAAGCTGACCTTCGGGAGCTGA
- a CDS encoding SRPBCC domain-containing protein has product MDTAAQPDLDQPQTTLFLTRTFAAPRALLFKLWTQPEHIVRWWGCAETGSVDFTSDLRVGGEFTAVMQLANGHTHRITGVYCKIEEPARLVFTWAWENTDGFQGGETLVTVTFEEKDGQTELTLRHESFATEDACAAHGQGWGASLDRLGEIIATL; this is encoded by the coding sequence ATGGATACCGCCGCCCAACCCGACCTGGACCAGCCGCAGACGACCCTGTTTCTGACCCGCACCTTCGCGGCACCCCGCGCCTTGTTGTTCAAGCTGTGGACCCAGCCGGAACACATCGTCAGATGGTGGGGCTGCGCCGAAACGGGCAGCGTCGATTTCACCAGCGACCTTCGGGTCGGCGGTGAATTCACCGCCGTCATGCAACTCGCCAACGGCCACACGCACCGCATCACCGGCGTCTATTGCAAGATCGAGGAACCGGCGCGCCTGGTCTTCACCTGGGCGTGGGAGAACACGGACGGGTTTCAGGGCGGCGAGACCCTGGTCACCGTCACGTTCGAGGAAAAGGACGGGCAGACCGAATTGACCCTGCGCCACGAATCCTTCGCCACCGAGGACGCCTGCGCCGCGCACGGCCAGGGTTGGGGTGCGAGCCTCGATCGCCTGGGCGAGATCATCGCGACCCTCTGA
- a CDS encoding MaoC family dehydratase, with product MSDKTNRGNFFEDFVPGQVLRHATPRTVTEGEIALYTALYGNRFALQSSDMFAMALGYDGMPVDDMLVFHIVFGKTVPDISLNAVANLGYADGRFGVPVYPGDTLSAQSEVIGVKENSNGKTGVVWVRTTGTNQRREEVLSYVRWVMVRKGDEAAPAPVTQAPDLPGAVAAEDLAVPDSLSLAAYDEIAAGSAHFWDDYAVGEKIDHVDGMTLEEAEHMLATRLYQNTAKVHFDLHAQKDGRFGKRLIYGGHIISLARGLSFNGLANAFHIAAINGGRHVAPSFAGDTVYAWSEVLDKAALPGRDDLGALRLRVVAAKDHPCADFPLKVADGKDHPAVVLDFDIWALMPRRG from the coding sequence ATGAGCGACAAGACAAACCGGGGCAATTTCTTCGAGGATTTCGTCCCCGGTCAGGTCCTCCGCCACGCCACGCCGCGCACGGTGACCGAGGGCGAAATCGCGCTTTACACGGCCCTTTACGGCAACCGCTTCGCGCTGCAATCGTCGGACATGTTCGCCATGGCGCTGGGCTATGACGGCATGCCCGTGGACGACATGCTGGTGTTCCATATCGTGTTCGGCAAGACCGTGCCGGACATCTCGCTCAACGCCGTGGCCAACCTGGGCTATGCGGACGGGCGGTTCGGAGTGCCGGTCTATCCGGGCGACACGCTGAGCGCCCAGTCCGAAGTCATCGGCGTGAAGGAAAATTCCAACGGCAAGACCGGCGTCGTCTGGGTCCGCACCACGGGCACCAATCAACGCCGCGAGGAAGTACTGTCCTATGTGCGCTGGGTGATGGTCCGTAAGGGCGACGAAGCCGCGCCGGCACCAGTTACCCAAGCGCCAGACCTGCCCGGCGCCGTCGCCGCCGAGGATTTGGCCGTGCCGGACAGCCTCAGCCTTGCCGCCTATGACGAGATTGCCGCCGGCAGCGCCCATTTCTGGGACGACTATGCCGTGGGCGAGAAGATCGACCATGTCGACGGCATGACCCTGGAAGAAGCGGAACACATGCTGGCGACGCGCCTTTACCAGAACACGGCGAAGGTGCATTTCGACCTGCACGCGCAAAAAGACGGCCGGTTCGGCAAGCGTCTGATCTACGGCGGGCATATCATTTCCCTGGCCCGGGGCCTGTCCTTCAACGGCCTGGCCAACGCCTTCCACATCGCCGCCATCAACGGCGGACGGCATGTCGCTCCCTCGTTCGCGGGCGACACGGTTTATGCCTGGTCGGAAGTCCTGGACAAGGCCGCCCTGCCGGGCCGCGACGACCTGGGCGCGCTGCGCCTGCGCGTGGTCGCGGCCAAGGACCATCCTTGTGCCGATTTTCCGCTGAAGGTTGCGGACGGCAAGGATCATCCCGCCGTGGTGCTCGATTTCGACATCTGGGCCTTGATGCCACGCCGCGGGTGA
- a CDS encoding methyl-accepting chemotaxis protein, with amino-acid sequence MSLTIRQKLAACLFGILAVFIAAGGYEVRELSKELIILEQAKHDVARNLDKVVPLNLLVKDIRFHAVQVQQWLTDISATRGLDGLNDGFDLAKEHRAAFEKAAAAAKVIARDLELTDIHKAIEAAEAAMPAYFTQGETMAKAYIAGAAESGNKLMGDFDKAAGAMTGAVDQINTQIEKLAKDTSVNVNRKMTQITEDTKGIVNAFFVAAGLALAVAIILAFYLFRVIREPIDKLLNDLDIVADRGSEDNLSLSPSRKDEFGPVGRALGELRAGLDEAAKLEARQKEMEAANLRERKETMNRLAAQFESSVGGVVSHVGDAADNLSASSETMAAAADQAGSQASTVAAASEQAAANVQTVASAAEELSSSIQEISRQVSDSTRIASDAVSEIEQTTVRVQSLTDAANRIGEVVNLITDIAEQTNLLALNATIEAARAGDAGKGFAVVASEVKNLANQTAKATEEIGQQIAGIQNATRESATAISGISTTIGRMNEITASVAAAVEQQGAATAEIARNVEQASAGTRDVSSNIQGVTVAVSETANVSRQIQNAAADLSTQSAQLKTSVTAFLAEVRGG; translated from the coding sequence ATGTCTCTCACCATTCGTCAAAAGCTGGCCGCCTGTCTGTTCGGCATCCTCGCCGTGTTTATCGCCGCCGGCGGATATGAGGTCCGCGAACTTTCCAAGGAGCTGATAATCCTTGAGCAGGCCAAACACGACGTGGCGCGCAACCTGGACAAGGTGGTGCCGCTGAACCTGCTGGTGAAGGACATCCGATTCCATGCCGTCCAGGTACAGCAATGGTTGACCGACATTTCCGCGACCCGGGGCCTTGACGGACTGAACGACGGCTTCGACTTGGCCAAGGAACACCGTGCCGCGTTCGAAAAGGCCGCAGCAGCAGCCAAGGTTATCGCGCGGGACCTTGAACTGACCGACATCCACAAGGCCATCGAAGCGGCGGAAGCCGCCATGCCCGCCTATTTCACGCAGGGTGAAACCATGGCCAAGGCCTATATCGCCGGAGCTGCGGAGAGCGGCAACAAGCTGATGGGCGATTTCGACAAGGCCGCCGGCGCCATGACCGGGGCTGTCGATCAAATCAACACGCAGATTGAGAAATTAGCCAAAGACACGTCCGTCAACGTCAATCGGAAGATGACCCAGATCACCGAAGACACAAAGGGCATCGTCAACGCCTTCTTCGTCGCGGCCGGCCTGGCCCTCGCGGTTGCGATCATTCTGGCGTTCTACCTGTTCAGGGTCATCCGCGAGCCGATCGACAAGCTTCTGAACGATCTCGACATCGTCGCCGACCGCGGCAGCGAGGACAACCTGTCCCTGTCCCCCTCGCGCAAGGACGAGTTCGGCCCGGTCGGGCGCGCGCTGGGTGAACTGCGGGCCGGCCTGGACGAGGCCGCCAAACTGGAAGCGCGGCAGAAGGAGATGGAAGCCGCCAACCTGCGCGAGCGCAAGGAAACCATGAACCGGCTGGCCGCCCAGTTTGAATCCAGTGTCGGCGGCGTGGTCTCGCACGTCGGTGACGCCGCCGACAATCTCAGCGCATCGTCCGAAACCATGGCCGCCGCCGCCGATCAGGCGGGCAGTCAGGCATCGACCGTCGCCGCCGCCTCGGAGCAGGCCGCCGCCAACGTCCAGACGGTCGCCTCGGCGGCCGAGGAACTATCGTCGTCGATCCAGGAAATTTCCCGCCAGGTCTCCGATTCGACGCGCATCGCATCGGACGCCGTGAGCGAGATCGAGCAGACCACGGTTCGGGTGCAAAGCCTGACCGACGCCGCCAACCGGATTGGCGAGGTCGTCAATCTGATCACGGATATCGCGGAGCAGACCAACCTTTTGGCCCTCAACGCCACCATCGAGGCGGCGCGCGCCGGTGATGCCGGCAAGGGCTTCGCCGTGGTCGCCTCCGAGGTCAAGAATTTGGCCAACCAGACGGCCAAGGCGACAGAGGAAATCGGCCAGCAGATCGCCGGCATTCAGAACGCCACCCGCGAATCCGCCACCGCCATCTCCGGCATCAGCACGACCATCGGCCGGATGAACGAAATCACGGCCTCGGTCGCCGCCGCCGTCGAACAGCAAGGCGCCGCAACAGCCGAGATCGCCCGCAACGTCGAGCAGGCTTCGGCCGGCACCCGTGACGTTTCGTCGAATATTCAGGGCGTGACGGTCGCCGTTTCCGAAACCGCGAACGTCTCCCGGCAGATTCAGAACGCCGCCGCCGACCTGTCCACGCAGTCCGCCCAGTTGAAGACCTCGGTCACCGCTTTCCTGGCGGAAGTCCGGGGCGGGTAA
- a CDS encoding MFS transporter: MASGSTFRRVVWPLAVAETLLWAGFYYLFPALLGIWEQAFPWTKLEIAGALTAALLVSAFLAPVAGRLIDHGFGRTLFIGSAFLGAVILVALSRVTELWQFYAVWATLGVVMAGCLYEPCFAILTRIMGDRSRQAITVVTLVAGFAGTVAFPTVHTLDAIIGWRNVVLVFAALAAFVCVPLLFYGLAHHGRETPAPAEKAAQHTGEPLNLARNGVFWLLAVAYAMMAFNHFAIISHMLPLLAERGVGPEAAVLAAAMIGPMQVAGRLCVLAVQRHVTSTPPIAAVSLLAMATASAALLGAHAVPGLLVVFVLFQGAGNGVMSITRPVIVAELLGRRRYGVIAGILAMPYIGFSALAPGLAGLVWLATGYDGVLAMTLFAGIMGAAALMAAARCRKAQDRGPEKETGPD; encoded by the coding sequence GTGGCGTCAGGTAGTACGTTCCGCCGCGTTGTCTGGCCGCTCGCCGTGGCCGAAACCCTGTTGTGGGCCGGATTTTATTATCTGTTTCCGGCCTTGCTGGGCATTTGGGAACAGGCGTTCCCTTGGACCAAGCTGGAAATCGCGGGCGCCCTGACCGCGGCGCTTCTGGTCTCGGCCTTCCTGGCGCCCGTCGCCGGGCGGCTGATCGATCACGGATTCGGCCGCACCCTGTTCATCGGCTCGGCTTTCCTGGGCGCGGTGATCCTGGTGGCCCTGTCGCGGGTGACCGAACTGTGGCAGTTCTACGCCGTCTGGGCGACGCTTGGCGTCGTCATGGCCGGCTGTCTGTACGAACCCTGTTTCGCGATCCTGACCCGGATCATGGGCGACCGTTCGCGCCAGGCGATCACCGTCGTCACCCTGGTCGCGGGTTTCGCCGGCACCGTGGCCTTTCCGACGGTTCATACCCTGGACGCTATCATCGGTTGGCGCAACGTGGTGTTGGTGTTCGCCGCACTGGCGGCCTTCGTCTGCGTGCCTTTGCTGTTCTACGGCCTGGCCCACCACGGCAGGGAGACCCCGGCGCCGGCCGAGAAGGCGGCCCAGCATACGGGCGAGCCGCTCAACCTGGCGCGAAACGGCGTGTTTTGGCTGCTTGCCGTTGCCTATGCCATGATGGCGTTCAACCATTTCGCCATCATTTCCCACATGCTGCCTCTGCTGGCGGAACGCGGAGTCGGGCCGGAGGCGGCGGTCCTGGCGGCGGCGATGATCGGCCCCATGCAGGTCGCGGGGCGGCTCTGCGTGCTTGCCGTGCAGCGCCACGTCACCTCGACACCGCCGATCGCGGCGGTCAGCCTGCTGGCCATGGCGACGGCCTCGGCGGCCTTGCTGGGGGCCCATGCGGTGCCCGGCCTGCTGGTCGTGTTCGTGCTGTTCCAGGGGGCCGGCAACGGGGTCATGAGCATCACCCGTCCGGTCATCGTCGCCGAGCTGCTGGGCCGCCGGCGCTACGGTGTGATCGCCGGGATCCTGGCCATGCCCTATATCGGGTTTTCCGCCCTGGCACCGGGCCTCGCCGGGCTGGTCTGGCTGGCCACGGGATATGACGGGGTGTTGGCGATGACCCTGTTCGCGGGGATCATGGGCGCCGCCGCGCTGATGGCCGCCGCCCGCTGCCGCAAGGCGCAGGACCGTGGTCCGGAAAAGGAAACGGGCCCCGATTGA
- a CDS encoding MoaD/ThiS family protein: MATVHFTSQLERFLPAPTVEAPGATLGEVLAAVFERNPQLRGYILDDQGAVRRHVAVFVGGRPLHDRTDLAVPVGENEKIHVLQALSGG; this comes from the coding sequence ATGGCGACCGTCCATTTCACCAGCCAGCTTGAACGCTTCCTGCCGGCGCCGACGGTGGAAGCCCCCGGCGCCACGTTGGGCGAGGTGCTGGCCGCGGTGTTCGAGCGGAACCCGCAACTGCGCGGCTACATCCTGGATGACCAGGGCGCGGTGCGCCGCCACGTCGCCGTGTTCGTCGGCGGGCGGCCGCTCCATGACCGCACCGATCTGGCCGTCCCGGTCGGTGAGAACGAGAAAATCCACGTGCTGCAGGCTCTGTCCGGCGGCTGA
- the pdxY gene encoding pyridoxal kinase, which produces MSVLSFHSRVSRGYVGNSAVVPALQALGRDVVPVDTVVLSNHPGHRTVTGRRVPAEEVRALADAVLGLSGAPAFRAVMTGYMAGIDTARAALGVVDRVKAARAGAIYVCDPILGDRDEGIYVDDALLPFFRGEALPRADLALPNAFELEQLTGDRVVDVGTAVAAAHALRARGTGAVVVTSVPDHPDPDLGGLLIGTLAVDDEGEWLIEAPKLTRRAKGAGDVFAGLIIGHLLAGMALRDAAARATASVHGLLEAADEDDLDLPVIRRRDLLTQPERTFKPQAVR; this is translated from the coding sequence ATGTCCGTCTTGTCCTTCCATTCGCGGGTTTCCCGCGGCTACGTGGGCAACAGCGCCGTCGTCCCGGCGCTGCAGGCCCTTGGCCGCGACGTCGTCCCGGTGGACACGGTGGTGCTGTCCAACCACCCGGGCCACCGTACGGTGACCGGCCGACGGGTGCCCGCCGAAGAGGTTCGGGCATTGGCCGACGCGGTCCTGGGGCTGTCCGGTGCCCCCGCCTTTCGTGCGGTGATGACGGGCTACATGGCCGGGATCGATACGGCCCGGGCGGCGCTCGGCGTCGTCGACCGGGTCAAGGCGGCGCGGGCCGGCGCGATCTATGTCTGCGATCCGATCCTCGGCGACCGGGACGAAGGCATTTACGTGGACGACGCCCTGCTGCCGTTCTTCCGGGGCGAGGCCCTGCCGCGCGCCGACCTGGCCCTGCCCAACGCGTTCGAGCTGGAACAGCTGACCGGCGACCGGGTGGTCGATGTCGGCACGGCGGTGGCCGCCGCCCATGCGCTGCGGGCGCGCGGTACGGGGGCGGTCGTCGTGACGTCCGTGCCCGACCATCCGGACCCGGACCTGGGCGGCCTGCTGATCGGCACCTTGGCCGTCGACGACGAAGGCGAATGGCTGATCGAGGCGCCGAAACTGACCCGTCGGGCGAAAGGGGCGGGTGACGTGTTCGCGGGTCTGATCATCGGGCATCTGCTCGCCGGCATGGCGTTGCGCGACGCGGCGGCGCGGGCCACGGCCTCGGTCCACGGCTTGCTCGAAGCCGCCGACGAGGACGACCTGGACCTGCCGGTGATCCGCCGCCGCGATCTGTTGACGCAACCGGAACGAACCTTCAAACCGCAAGCCGTGCGCTGA
- the sdhC gene encoding succinate dehydrogenase, cytochrome b556 subunit, which yields MARRERPLSPHLQVYRPQITSVLSITHRMTGIALAGGILILTYWLTAATYGADAFATAQAVIGSWVGQVVLWGLLFSLYYHLGNGIRHLMWDAGSGFDLPSVRRTGVLVVLFAVVMTAATLGCAYFVIGG from the coding sequence ATGGCGCGTCGTGAACGGCCCCTGTCGCCCCATCTGCAGGTCTACCGGCCGCAAATCACTTCCGTACTGTCGATCACGCATCGCATGACCGGCATCGCCCTCGCAGGGGGCATCCTGATCCTGACCTATTGGCTGACGGCCGCGACCTACGGCGCCGACGCCTTCGCCACCGCCCAGGCGGTGATCGGGTCCTGGGTCGGTCAGGTGGTTCTATGGGGCCTTCTGTTCTCTCTCTATTATCATCTGGGCAACGGCATCCGCCATCTGATGTGGGACGCCGGGTCGGGCTTCGACCTGCCGTCGGTCCGGCGCACGGGCGTTCTGGTCGTGCTGTTCGCCGTCGTCATGACGGCGGCGACGCTCGGTTGCGCCTACTTCGTGATCGGAGGCTAA
- a CDS encoding metalloregulator ArsR/SmtB family transcription factor, producing MTADALSETFQALADPTRRAILARLARGEASVSELSAPFDMSLPAVSRHLKVLERAGLIERGRQAQWRPCRLNGEGLKPVFDWVEEYRRFWEQSFDRLEAYLEEIQSKDTSNEQH from the coding sequence ATGACCGCGGACGCCCTCAGCGAGACCTTCCAGGCCCTGGCCGACCCGACCCGCCGGGCGATCCTGGCGCGGCTGGCGCGGGGCGAGGCCTCGGTGTCGGAACTCAGCGCGCCGTTCGACATGTCCCTGCCCGCGGTGTCCCGTCATCTGAAGGTGCTGGAGCGCGCCGGCCTGATCGAGCGCGGCCGCCAGGCGCAATGGCGGCCCTGCCGCCTGAACGGCGAGGGATTGAAGCCGGTCTTTGATTGGGTCGAGGAATACCGCCGCTTCTGGGAGCAGAGTTTCGATCGCCTGGAGGCCTATCTGGAAGAAATTCAAAGCAAGGATACAAGCAATGAACAGCACTAG